One region of Verrucomicrobiia bacterium genomic DNA includes:
- a CDS encoding S8 family serine peptidase: MIKTTYIKKVFYHILTLFTSTFLALPIHAKSVAESFEELFRSCPIISEEVSQPDARGTYTRVRLVKTEEIGAELVRLEATIQKDFQTGREHFLSYRADVADEVMVELKRGYEKSALEALLQNLGIAKFRITEETLLPGYVIKILNPKLNSVPELVEYLNRQPQVDFAESDGLGLSAAEDPPTKKPNDPKYQDNEQDNLYLIDAPEAWHVTTGSKDVVVAVIDTGVDWNHEDLKGNIWVNSGEIPNNGKDDDKNGFVDDIRGWDFFLKDSNSPMDNDGHGTSVAGIIGAVGNNNKGIVGVNWKVSIMSLKSGNHTHSKKNIIKSIYYACKMGADVINISIYGPHSVKELNAVKYAQKQGVLIVACAGNDGEENKGYANSYEFPASYNGLDNVISVAAAHHTYNNKFESYSNYSKKYVDLAAPVAETTLNIGNSYRYFNGTSAATPHVVGVAALIKSVQPTWKAKEIKNLILATVDKVPEFEDKVKTGGRLNAYKSILNANPGKIRMLTESPIKVKEQPGGKLVPIEMERVDGNYGKVTVNLSKVDGSATQGLDYKPEIIDAVWGPGEMGKKYLTFRILDDNEDEYNEWIFAHLKIQGDAVWEHKGGNKNTIKDVIWEHNGGNKDIVSIQILDNEPKGIVRFKKSLYKVEESVGTVQVEVERVGGASGSATVNYKLYSLIVKKGSQGPVGDFIPPFEGKVSWANGESGVKTFPIHVRQDNVKEDEEDMFRLKLTPVNGTAVQNGLIPFIIKASDYDNKKAP, translated from the coding sequence ATGATTAAAACAACCTATATTAAAAAAGTATTCTATCATATTTTAACCCTTTTTACGTCTACTTTTTTAGCGTTGCCTATTCATGCCAAAAGTGTCGCAGAAAGTTTCGAAGAATTATTTCGTAGTTGTCCAATTATATCTGAAGAAGTTTCGCAGCCTGATGCTCGCGGCACTTATACACGCGTGAGATTAGTAAAAACTGAAGAAATTGGAGCTGAATTGGTTAGATTGGAAGCAACGATTCAAAAAGATTTTCAAACTGGGCGTGAGCATTTCCTTTCTTATCGGGCGGATGTGGCTGACGAAGTGATGGTAGAATTAAAACGGGGTTATGAAAAATCGGCGCTAGAAGCGTTGTTGCAAAATTTAGGCATTGCAAAGTTTCGAATTACGGAAGAAACGCTTTTACCTGGTTACGTTATTAAGATTTTAAATCCTAAACTAAATAGTGTTCCTGAGTTAGTGGAATATTTAAATCGACAACCTCAAGTTGATTTTGCGGAGAGTGATGGGCTTGGATTGTCAGCAGCAGAGGATCCCCCAACGAAAAAGCCTAATGACCCTAAGTATCAAGATAATGAGCAGGACAATTTATATCTCATCGATGCTCCAGAAGCTTGGCATGTTACAACCGGAAGTAAAGACGTTGTCGTTGCTGTGATTGATACGGGAGTGGATTGGAATCATGAAGATTTAAAAGGAAATATATGGGTTAATAGTGGTGAAATTCCTAACAATGGAAAAGATGATGACAAAAACGGATTCGTGGATGACATTCGTGGATGGGATTTTTTTCTAAAGGATAGTAATTCGCCTATGGATAATGATGGTCATGGAACATCGGTTGCAGGGATTATTGGAGCGGTAGGAAATAATAATAAAGGAATAGTTGGCGTTAATTGGAAAGTTAGTATTATGTCATTAAAATCAGGCAACCATACACATTCGAAAAAAAACATCATTAAATCCATTTACTACGCTTGTAAAATGGGAGCTGATGTTATTAATATTAGTATTTATGGACCACACTCCGTAAAAGAACTTAATGCTGTTAAATATGCTCAAAAACAGGGAGTTTTGATTGTAGCTTGTGCAGGAAATGATGGAGAAGAAAACAAAGGTTATGCTAATAGCTACGAGTTTCCTGCCTCATACAACGGATTGGACAATGTCATTAGCGTGGCAGCTGCTCATCATACTTATAATAACAAATTTGAAAGCTATTCCAATTATAGCAAAAAATATGTCGATTTAGCAGCTCCCGTTGCTGAAACGACCCTTAATATTGGTAACAGCTACAGATATTTTAATGGAACATCAGCAGCGACTCCCCATGTAGTTGGTGTCGCGGCATTAATTAAATCTGTCCAACCCACATGGAAAGCTAAGGAAATAAAAAATCTTATTTTAGCAACGGTGGATAAAGTTCCTGAATTTGAAGATAAAGTTAAAACCGGTGGACGTTTGAATGCTTACAAGTCCATTCTCAATGCTAATCCTGGCAAGATTCGTATGCTGACGGAATCACCCATAAAAGTTAAAGAGCAGCCAGGTGGTAAACTGGTTCCCATTGAAATGGAACGGGTCGACGGCAATTACGGAAAAGTGACAGTGAATCTAAGTAAAGTCGATGGGAGCGCAACGCAAGGTTTAGATTACAAGCCAGAAATTATTGATGCTGTATGGGGGCCAGGGGAAATGGGTAAAAAGTATTTAACCTTTCGTATTCTTGATGATAATGAGGATGAGTATAATGAATGGATTTTTGCGCACCTGAAAATTCAAGGAGATGCAGTTTGGGAACATAAAGGGGGTAATAAGAATACTATTAAAGATGTAATTTGGGAACATAACGGAGGTAATAAGGATATTGTTAGCATTCAAATCCTTGATAATGAGCCTAAAGGAATTGTGAGATTTAAGAAGAGCTTATACAAGGTCGAGGAATCGGTCGGTACAGTCCAGGTTGAAGTTGAGCGTGTAGGTGGAGCCAGCGGGTCTGCTACAGTTAATTATAAACTTTATTCTCTAATAGTTAAAAAAGGCAGTCAGGGTCCGGTAGGAGATTTTATTCCTCCATTCGAAGGTAAAGTAAGCTGGGCCAATGGTGAAAGTGGAGTTAAAACTTTTCCCATTCATGTTCGCCAAGATAATGTTAAAGAAGATGAAGAAGACATGTTTCGGCTGAAGTTGACCCCTGTGAATGGAACTGCGGTGCAAAATGGATTAATCCCATTCATTATCAAAGCCAGCGATTACGATAATAAAAAAGCGCCTTAG
- a CDS encoding DnaJ domain-containing protein, whose product MDAFALFEEKRSPFLDREKLKEKFLAFTEKSHPDKFRDSDKHRAAEEKFSQMHEAYRILSQPKLRLAHLLELEFGISQNEINEVKAIFKDKKNTMELSWKIGELCQEIDTLKNKEKTLTNALSKALLSAEKNNLLQRFQTLKMEIENSLENLENQCKLLSESWAPNKANEQKIKEVYHTIAFTERAAQQLNVRLIVLMTN is encoded by the coding sequence ATGGACGCCTTTGCTTTATTTGAAGAAAAGCGATCGCCTTTTTTAGATCGTGAAAAACTAAAAGAAAAATTTTTAGCATTTACTGAAAAAAGTCATCCCGACAAATTTCGCGATTCTGACAAACATCGGGCAGCGGAAGAAAAATTTTCGCAAATGCATGAGGCTTATCGGATTTTGTCGCAACCCAAATTGCGCCTGGCTCATTTATTGGAACTGGAATTTGGAATTTCACAAAACGAAATCAATGAAGTGAAAGCGATTTTTAAAGACAAAAAAAATACCATGGAATTGAGTTGGAAAATAGGAGAGTTATGCCAGGAAATTGATACTTTGAAAAACAAAGAGAAAACATTAACCAATGCTTTATCCAAAGCACTTTTGTCAGCAGAAAAAAATAATTTGCTCCAACGATTTCAAACTCTGAAAATGGAGATAGAAAACAGTCTAGAGAATTTGGAAAATCAATGTAAGCTACTCAGTGAGTCTTGGGCACCCAACAAAGCAAATGAACAAAAAATTAAAGAGGTTTATCACACTATTGCCTTTACCGAACGTGCAGCGCAACAATTGAATGTAAGACTGATTGTCTTGATGACGAATTAG
- a CDS encoding BtpA/SgcQ family protein, producing MKSSLPPKCLAAMIAVPPLPGSPLYQDNSKLILSQVLSDLAIYQSAKVDAIVLENSYDLPYIKPPLPQEAVGLMTQIAREVRRRFPGPIGLQLLEAANETALEIAAEAKLNFIRVESYVYAHVGGAGLIEGCAGKLLRKRKKMGCETIRVFADIKKKHCSHALTSDLDITDEAKQAEFFLADGVIITGPRTGEAPDVKELKRVRKTTRLPIFLGSGMTPENIRTYFPLADGFIIGSTFRENGDFLGKLEPNRLKKFVKKFRTL from the coding sequence ATGAAATCAAGCCTTCCTCCCAAATGCCTCGCAGCCATGATCGCCGTGCCACCTTTACCGGGATCGCCTCTTTATCAAGATAATTCCAAACTTATCCTAAGCCAAGTGCTCAGTGATTTAGCTATTTACCAGTCAGCCAAAGTCGACGCCATCGTTTTAGAGAACAGCTATGATCTGCCTTATATCAAACCGCCATTGCCTCAGGAAGCTGTTGGTCTCATGACACAAATCGCGCGCGAGGTGCGTCGCCGTTTCCCTGGTCCAATTGGATTACAACTTCTCGAAGCTGCTAATGAAACCGCATTAGAAATTGCCGCCGAAGCAAAACTGAATTTTATTCGTGTCGAAAGTTATGTGTATGCGCATGTTGGCGGCGCAGGTCTTATCGAAGGCTGCGCTGGAAAATTATTAAGAAAACGCAAAAAAATGGGTTGCGAAACTATTCGAGTTTTTGCCGACATCAAAAAGAAGCATTGTTCTCATGCGTTAACAAGCGATTTGGACATTACCGATGAAGCCAAGCAAGCCGAATTTTTTTTAGCCGATGGGGTAATAATTACCGGCCCACGAACCGGTGAGGCGCCCGATGTTAAAGAGCTAAAACGTGTTCGCAAAACAACTCGACTCCCGATTTTTTTAGGTTCTGGAATGACTCCCGAAAATATCAGAACTTATTTTCCTTTAGCTGACGGATTTATCATTGGCTCAACCTTTCGCGAAAATGGCGATTTTCTAGGAAAATTAGAACCTAACCGATTAAAAAAATTTGTGAAAAAATTTCGCACTTTATAG
- a CDS encoding sulfurtransferase: MNYVHPEVLVDAAWIEAHQNDPKVRIIESNEDILLYDTGHIPGAVHIDWRRDLQDPVMRDYISPGAFAELCRKNGIAPDTTCVFYGDKSNWWACYALWAFRLFGHDKVKILNGGRDKWIAEKRPLTREKPSYPPTHYPAPTERKDHEIRAFANEALAQSQQRKPLIDVRSPGEFIGEITHMPEYPQEGVLRGGHIPHACSVPWKTAVNDDGTFKSADALQKIYTEGCQIKPDEDIIVYCRIGERSSHTWFVLTYLLGYENVRNYDGSWTEWGNQVRAPIERGARTP; encoded by the coding sequence ATGAATTATGTTCACCCTGAAGTTTTAGTGGATGCAGCTTGGATTGAAGCGCATCAAAACGATCCCAAAGTTCGAATTATTGAAAGCAATGAAGATATTTTGCTTTATGACACGGGCCATATTCCTGGTGCGGTCCATATTGATTGGCGGCGCGATCTTCAAGATCCGGTGATGCGCGATTATATTTCGCCAGGCGCCTTTGCAGAGTTGTGTCGCAAAAATGGTATTGCTCCGGACACAACGTGCGTTTTTTACGGGGATAAATCGAATTGGTGGGCTTGCTATGCTTTGTGGGCGTTTCGATTGTTTGGTCATGATAAGGTGAAAATTTTAAATGGCGGTCGCGATAAATGGATTGCAGAAAAGCGACCATTAACGCGTGAAAAACCGTCTTATCCTCCAACCCATTATCCGGCGCCTACTGAACGTAAAGATCATGAAATTCGCGCTTTTGCAAATGAGGCATTGGCACAAAGTCAGCAAAGAAAACCGCTCATTGACGTCAGATCGCCGGGAGAATTTATCGGAGAAATCACCCACATGCCGGAATATCCGCAAGAGGGTGTTTTACGTGGGGGACATATCCCGCATGCCTGCAGCGTGCCTTGGAAAACGGCAGTTAATGACGATGGCACGTTTAAATCGGCTGATGCGCTGCAAAAAATTTATACGGAAGGTTGTCAGATCAAACCGGATGAAGATATCATTGTTTATTGTCGAATTGGCGAACGTTCCAGCCACACTTGGTTTGTTCTGACCTATTTATTAGGTTACGAAAATGTTCGCAACTATGATGGTTCCTGGACGGAATGGGGAAATCAGGTGCGAGCGCCGATCGAACGCGGAGCGCGAACACCTTAA
- a CDS encoding SufE family protein, which translates to MRCSDIPTNPVPSHYPSKLQQIVDFFEGLSEEDKRENLIVYSDSARRCEPKADETFDLEDIRKDEECTDTVGVFLRVDPEGKAHFRLTLGPQVQTLTKAMTAILCKGLEDTTPQEVLAVPSDFVPRIVGGELVRVRSQTTYYILSRMKGICKVWLDRQRLKSVDQ; encoded by the coding sequence ATGAGATGTTCTGATATCCCTACCAACCCTGTTCCTTCGCATTATCCTTCAAAACTTCAACAGATTGTTGATTTCTTTGAAGGATTATCGGAAGAGGACAAACGCGAAAATCTCATTGTTTACAGCGATAGCGCGCGTCGTTGTGAACCGAAAGCGGATGAAACGTTCGATTTGGAAGACATTCGCAAAGACGAAGAGTGTACTGACACAGTAGGCGTTTTTTTGCGAGTTGATCCTGAAGGCAAAGCTCATTTTCGGCTTACTTTAGGTCCGCAGGTGCAAACGCTTACCAAAGCCATGACCGCTATTTTGTGTAAAGGTTTAGAAGACACCACACCGCAAGAGGTTTTGGCAGTTCCTAGCGATTTTGTGCCTCGTATCGTAGGTGGTGAGCTGGTTCGCGTGCGTAGCCAAACCACTTATTATATTTTGAGTCGAATGAAAGGCATTTGTAAGGTTTGGCTGGATCGACAGCGGCTAAAATCGGTCGATCAATAA
- a CDS encoding aminotransferase class III-fold pyridoxal phosphate-dependent enzyme: MKSLPPFSHQPKPYQGPSAEEVLRLRKANLSPSLITYYKNPLMLVEGSMQYLFDEKGKRYLDALGGIVTVSVGHCHPHVLKAINEQNAILQHLTTIYLHPNNALYAKELTDRMPGSLKVCYFVNSGSEANDLALLMARIYTGNYDVIALRNSYHGGVASTMAITSHSTWKYNYPHTFGVQFAQTPDTYRGPYGKDDADAGKKYAADVQQLIQFGTSGRVAAFIAESIQGVGGFVVFPDGYLKEAYQHIRAAGGVCIADEVQAGFGRTGTKFWGFENQGVIPDIVTMAKGIGNGSALAAVVTTPEIAQKLTERVHFNTFGGNPVVMAAGRAVLEVIDKEKLQANSLEIGNYLIKGLQELQKKQNLIGDVRGKGLMLALDLVKDQKAKTPAKEEAAHVMEKCKELGLLVGKGGLNGNIIRMAPPMCITKDDADFLIDAVGTAIASA, from the coding sequence ATGAAATCACTACCTCCTTTTTCACACCAACCAAAACCTTATCAAGGCCCTTCTGCTGAAGAAGTGCTGCGACTTCGCAAGGCGAATCTTTCTCCTTCGCTGATTACTTATTACAAAAATCCTCTCATGTTGGTGGAAGGGTCGATGCAATATTTGTTTGATGAAAAAGGAAAACGTTATCTGGATGCTTTGGGCGGAATTGTAACGGTGAGCGTAGGACATTGTCACCCCCATGTGTTGAAAGCGATTAATGAACAAAATGCCATACTTCAACATCTCACCACGATTTATTTGCATCCGAACAATGCGCTTTACGCTAAAGAACTTACGGATCGCATGCCGGGCAGTTTGAAAGTTTGCTATTTTGTGAACTCAGGTTCGGAAGCAAACGACTTGGCTTTGTTAATGGCGCGTATTTACACCGGTAATTATGACGTGATTGCTTTAAGAAATTCTTATCATGGTGGCGTGGCTTCCACTATGGCCATTACTTCTCACAGCACATGGAAATATAATTATCCGCACACGTTCGGTGTTCAATTTGCTCAAACACCCGACACTTATCGTGGTCCTTATGGTAAAGATGATGCAGATGCCGGAAAAAAATATGCGGCGGATGTGCAACAGTTGATTCAATTTGGAACTTCAGGTCGTGTGGCTGCGTTTATTGCAGAATCAATTCAAGGTGTGGGCGGTTTTGTTGTATTTCCTGACGGTTATTTAAAGGAAGCCTATCAACATATTCGCGCTGCGGGTGGGGTTTGTATTGCAGATGAAGTCCAAGCTGGTTTTGGTCGCACAGGCACTAAGTTTTGGGGCTTTGAAAATCAGGGGGTCATTCCTGATATTGTAACGATGGCTAAAGGCATTGGAAACGGTAGCGCTTTAGCAGCGGTGGTAACTACACCTGAAATTGCGCAAAAACTTACTGAACGCGTTCATTTTAATACCTTCGGCGGCAATCCTGTGGTTATGGCTGCAGGTCGCGCTGTACTGGAGGTGATTGATAAGGAGAAATTACAGGCAAACAGTTTGGAAATAGGCAATTATCTCATCAAAGGCTTGCAAGAGTTGCAAAAGAAACAAAATCTCATCGGAGATGTGCGTGGTAAGGGATTGATGTTGGCTTTAGATTTGGTGAAAGATCAAAAAGCTAAAACACCTGCTAAAGAAGAGGCCGCTCATGTCATGGAAAAATGTAAAGAGCTCGGCTTGCTTGTTGGTAAAGGAGGATTGAACGGCAACATTATTCGTATGGCACCACCGATGTGCATTACCAAAGATGACGCTGATTTCCTTATCGATGCGGTTGGAACTGCTATTGCGAGCGCTTAA
- a CDS encoding glycosyltransferase encodes MATPKTKRVAAIIPLYNHEDYIEQAVDSLLKQTLLPEKILIIDDGSTDNSVQAVKKITDPRIELITQHNAGAHNTLNRGLALIKGFDYITILNSDDFYHPQRLERCVDFLEQNRSYDAVCTQVTLVDERGNPVSDNDSRVRRIQKIWELPKEDHLENAEWIGVANFVKTTSNLVARSDYFKSHFFRPYRFVHDYFFAIIAVLENKLGVLFEPLLSYRTHSSNTIKSSSEQLMKEVLQMNIDLLRELSPVLSRNAEMRHAFGQYFRAACYNFSDFRAELYYCLLAHVLRDVSSENVVYFLNEMKAEEFKEFSEPPNRFLIESQDEKGEEIDVYQAYKSERARAELFQLREKLDEERSFRKFLQKIIASRWLAWGRSLGRAKMVWKQLTHEEALQNRDIVKTAWEKDSWIKRGKKSRAKIPVFPDEL; translated from the coding sequence ATGGCAACTCCTAAAACGAAACGCGTTGCGGCTATTATTCCACTTTATAATCATGAGGATTATATTGAACAAGCCGTTGATTCCTTACTCAAACAAACTTTGCTCCCAGAAAAAATTCTCATTATTGATGATGGGTCTACGGATAACTCCGTCCAAGCGGTAAAGAAAATAACCGATCCTCGCATCGAATTGATCACGCAACACAATGCCGGAGCTCACAACACCTTAAATCGCGGCCTCGCTTTGATAAAGGGCTTTGACTACATCACTATTTTGAATTCCGACGATTTTTATCATCCGCAACGCTTGGAGCGTTGCGTCGATTTTTTAGAACAAAATCGTTCTTACGATGCGGTTTGCACCCAAGTAACACTGGTTGATGAACGCGGCAATCCTGTTTCTGACAATGATAGCCGAGTGCGACGCATCCAAAAAATTTGGGAATTACCTAAAGAAGATCATTTAGAAAATGCGGAATGGATTGGAGTTGCCAATTTCGTCAAAACTACTAGCAATCTCGTGGCTCGATCGGACTATTTTAAATCTCATTTTTTCCGCCCTTACCGTTTCGTTCATGATTATTTTTTTGCTATTATTGCAGTATTGGAAAATAAGTTAGGTGTTTTATTCGAGCCTTTGCTTTCTTATCGCACCCATAGTTCAAACACCATTAAATCCTCTTCGGAACAGCTCATGAAAGAAGTGTTGCAAATGAATATCGATTTGCTTCGAGAATTAAGCCCAGTTTTGAGTCGAAACGCCGAGATGCGTCACGCTTTTGGACAGTATTTCCGAGCGGCTTGCTACAATTTTTCTGATTTTCGAGCCGAACTCTATTACTGTCTACTGGCTCACGTCCTTCGTGATGTTTCTTCAGAAAATGTTGTTTATTTTCTCAATGAAATGAAAGCAGAAGAATTTAAAGAATTTTCTGAGCCGCCTAATCGCTTTCTCATCGAATCGCAAGATGAAAAAGGTGAAGAAATCGACGTGTATCAAGCTTACAAATCAGAACGCGCTCGCGCGGAACTCTTTCAACTTAGAGAAAAACTTGATGAGGAAAGAAGTTTTCGAAAATTTTTACAAAAAATTATTGCTTCACGCTGGTTAGCTTGGGGAAGATCGCTTGGACGCGCTAAAATGGTTTGGAAACAACTTACTCACGAAGAAGCATTACAAAATCGTGATATAGTTAAAACAGCATGGGAAAAAGATTCCTGGATTAAGCGCGGTAAAAAATCCCGCGCAAAAATTCCTGTGTTTCCTGATGAGCTTTAA
- a CDS encoding DUF72 domain-containing protein — protein sequence MSFSGQFLGTSAWTYEDWKDVFYPKNLAHPHWLTFYSRYFNAVEIDSTFYHVPTENVVLNWRQKTPENFLFCAKAPRRITHELHLKQAEAEIDFFLHALVPLGNKLGMILFQFPSSFNSTSSRVFFEFMKNLPKAFSYAVEFRHFSWNAPRFDEWLREHAITRVWNDVEKPGGAGAFLHREQTAPDIYVRLLGDIANKYDAAGKVKYTYNHLQWSRDTDLNAWVARLQSIEKANRIFIFSANHYEGFAPGTVSRLAEKLGYSLSPLPSISRLVDKNNTLVQEEFW from the coding sequence ATGAGCTTTTCGGGACAGTTTTTAGGCACGAGCGCCTGGACGTATGAGGATTGGAAGGATGTTTTTTATCCCAAAAATTTAGCCCATCCCCACTGGCTTACTTTTTATTCTCGTTATTTTAATGCTGTCGAAATCGACTCTACTTTTTATCATGTGCCAACAGAAAATGTCGTACTCAATTGGCGCCAAAAAACGCCAGAAAATTTTCTTTTTTGCGCGAAAGCGCCGCGTCGTATTACCCATGAATTGCATTTAAAACAGGCGGAAGCAGAAATTGATTTTTTTCTACATGCTTTAGTGCCTTTAGGAAATAAATTAGGCATGATTTTATTTCAATTTCCCAGCTCTTTTAATAGCACTTCGAGCCGAGTATTTTTTGAGTTTATGAAAAATTTGCCCAAAGCATTTTCTTATGCTGTGGAATTTCGACATTTTTCTTGGAATGCACCCCGATTTGATGAGTGGCTGCGCGAACATGCCATCACACGTGTTTGGAATGATGTGGAAAAGCCAGGTGGTGCTGGCGCTTTTTTACATCGCGAACAAACGGCACCTGATATTTATGTTCGGTTGCTAGGCGATATTGCCAATAAATATGATGCTGCGGGTAAAGTAAAATATACTTACAATCATCTACAATGGTCTCGCGACACAGATTTGAATGCGTGGGTGGCTCGCTTACAATCGATAGAAAAAGCCAATCGCATTTTCATTTTTTCTGCTAACCATTATGAAGGTTTTGCTCCGGGAACCGTAAGTCGCTTGGCTGAAAAATTGGGTTATTCTCTTTCCCCGTTACCATCCATTTCACGGTTGGTTGATAAGAATAACACCCTTGTGCAAGAAGAATTTTGGTGA
- a CDS encoding type II secretion system F family protein, producing MKSRASDKASFYHQLGNLLAGGVGLRIALESLAEHLPKARLRKIANECLLHLEQGQAFYLALAQQANWFDPFEIAIFEAGEKAGQLSEICRQLSDFWLAYAEAEHDFFVANIYPLFLIHFAFLVSATLRYSEQGALGFFDQLIGSLGIFYALIFLLFLLFRYCKTLLQTFFIKVPGLRNLAFTGALYRFVFTLRLQLQAAIPLRDAISLAFQAGDHPSLKALAEPVIEQVKQGKSLTEAFQPLFTFSPYLKSFFATGETSGKILETLNYVENYLSQQWRGNVKRLSRWLPRLIYFIVVMYVAMQIIAFYGRYYNTLNNLE from the coding sequence ATGAAGTCACGAGCATCCGACAAGGCTTCGTTTTATCATCAACTGGGTAATTTATTAGCTGGCGGGGTCGGATTACGTATAGCGCTGGAATCGCTCGCAGAACATTTGCCCAAAGCTCGATTAAGAAAAATTGCTAATGAATGTTTGTTGCATCTCGAACAAGGCCAGGCATTTTATCTTGCACTAGCGCAGCAAGCCAATTGGTTTGATCCTTTCGAAATCGCTATCTTTGAAGCTGGTGAAAAAGCGGGGCAACTCAGTGAAATTTGCCGTCAACTGAGCGACTTTTGGTTAGCGTACGCCGAAGCTGAGCACGATTTTTTTGTTGCCAACATCTATCCTCTTTTTCTTATTCATTTTGCTTTTTTGGTTAGTGCTACTCTTCGTTATTCCGAGCAAGGCGCCTTGGGTTTCTTTGATCAGTTAATCGGCAGTTTAGGCATTTTTTATGCCTTAATTTTTTTGTTATTTCTTCTCTTTCGTTATTGCAAAACTCTTTTGCAAACGTTTTTCATTAAAGTTCCAGGCTTGCGAAATTTAGCTTTTACAGGCGCACTTTACCGTTTTGTTTTTACTTTGCGTTTACAACTTCAAGCTGCCATTCCATTGCGAGACGCCATTTCTCTGGCCTTTCAAGCCGGGGATCATCCCAGTTTAAAAGCATTGGCAGAACCAGTCATAGAACAAGTGAAGCAAGGAAAATCTCTCACCGAAGCGTTTCAACCACTTTTCACTTTTTCACCTTATTTAAAATCCTTTTTTGCTACGGGTGAAACCTCAGGAAAAATTTTAGAAACTTTAAACTATGTAGAAAATTATTTATCTCAACAATGGCGAGGAAATGTTAAACGTCTAAGCCGATGGTTGCCACGACTCATTTATTTCATCGTAGTCATGTACGTAGCCATGCAAATCATCGCTTTTTACGGTCGATATTATAATACCCTTAACAACTTAGAATAA
- a CDS encoding DoxX family protein: MKETTCECHKTVAFMLLRLFLAMLFIVAFLGKLKGEGNDYALANLVGFSKGLVEQFAQATFLPRILLIPFCWALPWLEVIFGVALLLGIKTRCMLMCLGFLMLALCFGMMLMKQHDTVAKNAFYLFLIVTALYLLPHNRCCLVKDK, from the coding sequence ATGAAAGAAACCACTTGTGAATGTCATAAAACGGTAGCGTTTATGTTGCTGCGATTATTTTTAGCAATGTTATTTATCGTTGCTTTTCTTGGGAAACTGAAAGGTGAAGGAAATGATTATGCTCTGGCAAATTTAGTTGGTTTTAGCAAGGGGTTAGTCGAGCAATTTGCACAAGCCACTTTTTTACCGCGCATTCTTTTAATTCCTTTTTGTTGGGCTTTGCCATGGTTAGAGGTTATTTTTGGCGTTGCATTGCTTTTAGGCATTAAAACGCGTTGTATGCTAATGTGTTTGGGATTTCTTATGCTTGCGTTGTGTTTTGGAATGATGCTTATGAAGCAACATGACACAGTAGCTAAGAATGCGTTTTATTTGTTTTTAATTGTTACAGCTCTTTACCTTTTGCCACATAATCGTTGTTGTCTTGTAAAAGATAAATAG